GTTCTCACATGTGCAAAATAGTTAATGGTTGCCAGTACTAATATTGATATTTCATTATGTTAATTGTGTATGCACAGGTGGTAAATTTGCAGACAAATAAAGTTGCTCGAATTCTTGGAAAGGTTGAGAACAATGATAGATTTTTAAAAATTGCTTTGTATCAAGGTGACAGAAACAGTAAAAAGGTGAGAAAAATTCCCGTGGCTGCAGCTAATGTCAACGAGGGCAAAGATCCTTTGACAGACCCCACTCTCCTTTGCTGCGCTTTCAAGAAACACAGGATCTATTTATTCAGGTATCGGAAAGATTCTCCTTTATATCCTGCGTGCAATATGATTTGCTGTCAGTTTTCCACAACTACCACCAGTAGACATCTATATTCCCTTAAAAACCTTTGAAGTCTATATGATATCATTATTGATTAAATTGTCATGTCGATCAATGTCGATGCTAGGATGTGTAGCAAAACTTCTAGGCAATCCGAAACTTAATATAGATttccttttttcatttttgttattaATCATGAATATTTGAGTCCTTCCACCAGTCTAAACAAATTCCGACTGTTGTGGTTATGGTTATTCAGTCgaagagaaccagaagaaccGGAAGACGCAACTAAGGGAAGGGATGTATTTAATGAAAAGCCCCCTGCTGACGAACTTTTGGCTGCTTCCGATATAGGAAAATCTGTTACAACATCTCTTCCTGAGAATGTGGTGGGTCCCCTTCTTTTTTGTTCACACTATGGTGGTCATACTCCTTTTACTTAGTTTTGGTTCTATACTTATGGTTTATCCATGTTTTGGCCTTTTGAATCAGATTATGCACACATCACTTGGTGATATTCACATTAAACTGTACCCAGAAGAATGTCCGAAAACTGTGGAGAACTTCACCACTCACTGCCGCAATGGTTATTACGATAATCTCATTTTCCACCGGGTTATCAAAGGCTTCATGATACAGACAGGAGATCCTCTGGGAGATGGCACTGGTGGGCAGTCTATTTGGGGTAGGGAGTTTGAGGATGAGTTCCACAAAAGGTAACTCCTATTGCTGATTGGCATAGCAAAAGCCAGTTACAAATTTAAATTGGGTTTCCTCTAGGGTCACCTGAAAAGCTTATTTTGCAAAGTTCTCTTTTATTTCCTCCGTCTCAGGTTGTTTTCGTAACCTGTCCATTCTAGCACCAGGTTCTCATTTGTCAGGAAGCTTACATATGAGAAATGGTTACTTTTTGTAATGTGCAGTTTGAGGCACGACAGACCTTTTACACTGTCCATGGCAAATGCGGGGCCAAACACCAATGGCTCTCAGTTCTTTATTACCACTGTGGCAACGCCATGGCTGGATAATAAGCACACTGTATTCGGTAGAGTTGTGAAGGGAATGGACGTAGTACAGGtatattaaattttatttttttatttttactccaaCCCTAGCACTGTCCTGACGTGCTTGCAAACATCAAGTTAATTACTGAGCCAaatatcaagtctttgaatcttagtCGCTACTCACTATATACAGGGCATAGAGAAGGTGAAGACAGACAAGCAAGACAAACCCTACCAAGATATTAAAATATTGAATGTGACTATCCCCAAGTGAAGCTTTTCCTTCTTAAGGAAATGAATTGGCAGAATATGTTTCAGTTGTTATCCTGTTAAATTTTTGGATATTTGTTTTCAGTAATGAACACTAAATCAGTTTTGTAAACACCACTATATTTCTCGTTACCTTTTAAGAAATTCTCGTTTCCAATGAATGTAGAAATCCGAGAACATGTAAACATTTTGTATGATAGGCAAAAAACACTGTTTTTTCACCTTAGTGACATCAGTCCATCTACGGTAGCTTAACACCAGTAAAACCAGATCATTTCTTCATCTTAATCTCTCTTTCAAATTTACAGATAACGGTGTGCCAGAATTGAGCAAAAAACACAAATATTAAAGTCTCTTCGTTCCGGTTTTGTTTATAGGTCGGAAGAATTGGTCTCAGCTTTGAAAAATACTGTAGGGTTTTTCTACCAACCACCACTCACATTAATGTTTCTAGAACATGTGAACCTAATAACGGATACATAGACTCGTGGCGACCTGGTGCACGTTAGCAGGCACCCGTCATTGCTGTCGTAAGATTCTTTCCACACTATTGAAAATGATGATAGCCAACTCAACGGCTTGATACATTCTCCTCCAACAATCTCATTCGAGAAACAAAATTATCGGGATCGTATCGTGGCAGATACACAGTCAGCAACTAATCATCGGTGGATATAGCTACCACGTGTTTAGAAAAGGGCTATTTTACTCGTTACTCGATAATATGAGAAGATCATCAGCCAATGGTGCACTGAGTCGTACTAATATAAATACATAACCAATCCCTTCCACTTTTTCGCTAGCACACACACAAACAACTCTCTCCCCCAAAGCATTCTCGATCGAAAACAAAGAAATTAAAAgatattttttctgaattttAAATGGCGGAAAAGCATTTCAAGTATGTaattgttggtggtggtgtttctGCTGTAAGTTTACAATCCTCCTCCTTCAATCTCTCTTTTGATCGATCTGATAAGCTTTAATTtgcttttgtttgttttcttaattatttgcgGCGCTTTATCATCTTACAATTTTTGATTACTGGATCTGGTTTTACTTTGTTTCGTTTCTGACTGTTATCATGTAGAGGACGCAATGATATTTTCCTCTGGTTTTTTTTGGGTAAGTTTCTTTGTAATTTTTTATAATGATTGTTTGATCATGTGACTTAACAGGGATATGCAGCTAAAGAATTTGCTGCTCAAGGTCTTAATGCTGGTGAATTGGCTATTATCTCCAAAGAGGCGGTATAGATTCTATTATTATCTTTCTTTAGAAGAATATGTTTGTGTTTTTGTTGATATTGATTCCCAGAGATTTCACCTATACTCATGTTCACTGAAATTTTGAAACACGAAGTTGTTTGCTTTCTCCAATAGTTAAGTTAAGAAACTAAACGACTACTACAAGTCAACAGATGATATTAGGTCAGATTAAACTGTGGATATGACTTATGAGTTTGATATGTTCTACCTTAACATGGTTACTTTTAATGTTTCAGGTAGCTCCTTATGAACGTCCAGCTCTTAGCAAGGCCTACCTTTTTCCTGAATGTAAGTGATGCAGTCATTAATAACAGATCCTTCTATGGCCGATTGTTGCTCTTCATAAATTGTTGTGCTATGTGCACGAATGATAAGCTTCTGATGTGCAAATGTCTCTGCTGGTAAAAATAGAGGTGTTTAGGATGCAAATTAAGCTGTACAGTATGTATATCTGTGTAGGATCTTTTCTAGTTGCTTCTTTTTCTCCAAAGCAATGAAATTGGGATGTTGTTTCCTCCTACAAAGGTGATGTACTAAAAATGAATTTTGTGGTTTTGCAGCACCTGCCAGACTTCCAGGTTTCCATGTCTGTGTTGGTAGCGGGGGCGAGAGGCAACTTCCCGAGTGGTATACTCAGAAAGGTAATATGTTTTCCCAGTAGTTAATGCTATCTAAACTGTTATTGAGATGAGAAAATACTTTATCTGTCGTTTGCACAGATGGGATTTTGAAAACCTACCTTTATTCTGTTGAGTGTTGACCATGTGTATTATCTTTTGTTAAGTATTGTcattgatttcaaaatggttgttTGCAGGCATCGAGTTGATCCTTAACACCGAAATAGTGAAGGCTGATCTTGCTTCCCAGACTTTAACTAGTGCAGCTGGAGCAACCTTCAAGTATGATGTATTGCTCATTGCTACTGGTTCCGCAGTATGTATCTTCTCTGCTAAGACTTCACTttgttcttaatttttttttcataagtAATGATAGTCCTAATAAACATTTCAATTCTTACCTATATATGACCATTTTAAACCTGTCTAGCCTAAATTCTTTCCATGAAAAGTAGTTAATGGTTTTCTGCTTTGCAGGTTATTAGGTTGTCTGACTTTGGCGTTCAAGGTGCTGATGCCAAGAACATCTTCTATTTGAGAGAAGTTGATGATGCCGACAAACTATATGAAGTTATCAAGTCAAAGACAAACGGCAAAGCTGTAATTGTTGGAGGAGGATACATTGGTCTTGAGCTTTCTGCGGTGTTGAAAATGAATAACATGGATGTTACTATGGTTTACCCCGAGCCATGGTGCAGTAAGTCCCAGCTCACTAATACTGCTCACTTGCTTTCTTCAATGTCTAGTGAAATTAAAtcaaaggaaaaaacaaaaactaGAGAAATTCCGTGGAATTAATTTGGTTGCCTCTCTGCCCATCCTACACATTTCTGCTCTCTTGTTTATATGTAATTCTGACTTAGTCTTACTTTTCTTTGCAGTGCCTCGTCTCTTTACTGCTGAAATAGCCAATTTTTATGAGGGTTACTATACTAAGAAAGGAGTCAATATTATTAAAGGAACTGTTGCAGTTGGATTTGATTCTGACGCCAATGGAGAGGTATATTACCAATTATTCGAGCAGCAATTAAATTACAAGGAGTTATGATATTAAATTTACCTATTGCTATCTCACCTTTTTTCAGGTAAAGACGGTAAAACTGAAGGATGGAAGAGTGCTGGATGCTGACATTGTAGTCGTCGGTGTTGGTGGAAGACCTCTTACAGCTCTATTCAAGGGCCAGGCTGAAGAGGAGAAAGGTGGACTCAAGGTTAGTTTGATTGTTTCCCTTGATTCTATTAATGTAGTTTACTGAGAATTTCTTACAGGCAGGAGCTTGCTTCAGTGCCTATCTTATTTAACATTTTTGCTTGACCACAATCTTATTTGCATATGCATTCATGTCTGTTTTGCCATTAAATTAAGTAAAAAATCATCTTATCTGTAGTTTTTAGACCAATTGCTGAAGAGTATGCTCTTTTCTTCTTTGACAGACTGACACTTTTTTTAAAACAAGTGATCCTAATGTATACGCTGTGGGTGATGTCGCTACCTTCCCAATGAAATTGTACAATGAGATGAGAAGAGTTGAGCATGTTGATCATGCCAGGAAGTCAGCAGAGCAAGCTGTGAAGGTTAGATTTCTTTCGGTGACGGCTTGTCCTGAAGTTTGAACTTATTTTTCGTTTTTCTGTTATTTTAGCAGCTGCTGTTTTGCTATAAACAAACACTATCTCTGTCTACAGTGACGAAACTATTCCTAATGTTTTGCTAAGTTTGGTGCTATTAACCCATCTAAACATTGTTCTTTAATGCAGGCTATCAAGGCCTCTGAAGAAGGGAAGACCACAGCAGAGTACGACTACCTCCCCTACTTCTACTCTCGTTCATTTGATCTGTCGTGGCAATTCTACGGTGACAATGTTGGGGAAACCGTATTGTTTGGTGATAATGACCCTTCATCAACAACACACAAATTCGGAACCTACTGGATCAAAGACGGAAAGGTGATTGGGGCATTCTTTGAGAGTGGAACACCAGAAGAGAACAAGGCTCTGGCTAAGGTTGCTAGGGCTCAACCTTTGGTTGAGAATGTCGATCAACTTACCACAGAAGGTATTATGTTTGCATGTAAGATTTGAAAAGAACAATCACCAAGTCCCTGAAGATGATATTAGACTACTATGTTTGTGAGTAAGAAATAGTATTACTGTGTTCAAATAATAAGAACTTCTGTGTTCTAACTTTTGCTTTGTAACTTTCGTTGATTCAATTTAAAATTGCTTTAAACTTTGAAATGATCATCTATACGGGTTTAGTAGCAAGATTAGCGGTAACAGTACATATAGTCGAATGTAAATTCTAAAGAGGTCACAGTCCCAGCAAGGTGGTATTTGAAAACCATCCACAAGTTTTTTTTTCTATACATGGCGTTAGTCAATGGTGATCTGTAGAGAGGTGAAAAGACTTTTTGTGCAAGAGATCCGAGACTGTGTGAGTTTACAGACTTTCTAAGTGATTTTTAATACAATAATTCTTAACAGACCGCCTATCCAAACTACACCAAAATCGAATTCCATTTTTTCTCTCGCAAATTTTTGGATGTGGTCCCGGTGGATCCCATAGAGGACAGCAGGGGTCCCATTTTATAGATTTTGTTGTGTCTGGTTGTTTTTGTGTGGTTTAAATTTTCGtttcaccatttttttttgtttttaataagTCTCGATTATTTAGGATGTCTTTTTTCTTTTGGCATAAAAGACAACGTACACCTACGTGCAACAAATTACAAAGTCATTTTACATAACTCAATACATGCAAATAAAAATTATGAATATGTTCGTCAACCAAAAATTAAAATGAACACGGAGATCGTAATCTCTCGATCATATGGGATTCCGTTATTTGGTACACTATTCTATTTGTATGGGTACAATTGTAGCGTATTTGGTTATTAATATTGCTCAATTGATATTTAATccttaatataaaaaataaatttcaaaatATCGCCTGAACATTTTAATCAATATTGTAGCGGAAATGTAGGGAAGGCAAAGAGGCAGAGAGTTTCTATTGATTAGCATCGGTAAGGTTACATGGATATAATAACATATATACATGGAAAGGCAAACCCGAGTcgggccgcacatctatgggccATAGACCCTACAAcaccccccttgtgcggtccaacatgcagtgcttcacatatagtgcttcgaatgtagttcttcaaatgtcgttctttccttgatgacttgtgccgaaatcaattgcctcattaaaactttgacagggaaaaacccagtgggacaaagcTTTggtactagagctggcaaacgggcgggacggggctggcttgtgcccaacccgcgggttacgggttaatacaagcctaagcttgcgggttgaaattcttcacgggtggtcatctATCTGACCcgcgcccgtcccgggtaaagcttgcgggttcacgggtgctcacgAGTTAACTGGTTTTTGTTAAGTCAACTCGACAGAAATCGAAAATTAcataaacagaaattgaaaaatacATATACATCCAACAAAACTATTATAGTACATACATTTCAAACAACAGCAAACCCCGATTCCATGTTCATCTTCGTATGCAGATCTGTAGACAACCACCGGTAGCAACAGCTTCACCGGTTAACTGGCTGTGGATACTGAGAACCAAGTTGAACCACCGGTAGCaacaactttgacggtttggttgcgtcATAATTCTTACCTTACTAAATGATTACTCACCCTCACCAGCTCTTGATCGTCTGTGCTTGCGTCCATCGTATCTACGTCACCTAAGCATGCATACACGCTCTCCATGTGTGACTATTACAGACTGTGCAGCGGTGAGCCCAACAGATTCCTGACATCATAAACCAATTAAATTAGCAACACTACAAACAAATTAATTTGAAGTGACATTCaaataacaaaaggaaacacaatgGTCTCAcccatcatcttcttcaacaggTCCATTGATTGGTTCTCTTAAATGAGCTTTGTCATTTCCCAGCTCATGAAGCATCATCGGCTGTAAAAAAGGAATGCTATTAGAAAAATACTTGACGGATATTCGCAGTAGTTCCTTGATAAAGATAAAATCCAATACCTGCTCTCAAAGCTTATATCTGGGTGAACAGACATTGCATGCTTGAGCTTTTGGTACTCCAAACATAGGATCATCATCATGAGTGGTCCTAATTTGTTCCTCCCTTGGCCAATATGCGAAGCAAATTGAAGAAACTCCGAGATGTTAGGTTTTACAACTGGAATTTTTCTTGGCCAAAATGACCATGGCAAGCTGAATCAAGAACATTTACACGGGATCTTTGTTAATTTTGGTATTTATTATCttgcaatgaaaacaaaagaataaatatgTTTTAACAAATGGGTTGGATACGAATTAGCGAAATTTCGTAAAATTGGTTCCAGAAGAAACGACCCTCTCAATTTCCTCCTTGAGATAAAGAATCAGGAATGAATAGCCGATCAAAAGAAGGATTCAAAATTAATCCTAGCGACCAATAAGATAAAAAAACAATTGATTAATGATTCATTTTTCCAAAGATTCAACTTGGTTCTCAGTATCCAAATATTATCCAATTCCAGAGAATCGTGCCAAATGATTCATTGTTTATCCGAGATTCAATTCACAAGTCACAACTgaagaacgcagaagaagggaaggaggcaaggagcagaagaagaaaagagagagataaaaaagaaagatatctcttcatttagttttagggtttcgcCTTTTATACCTTAATCGTGTGGATGTGATTAACCCTAGATAATCCGACGGACATGATTATATAAAAATTACTAATTAGTTATTGtggacgggtttacgggttgtacccgcggtttcacgggccgggacgggttaacccgtttattcacaagccggcatttctccaacccgaacccggcttgtttagaaaccagtcgagccgggttcgggtttttacgggccgggcacgggttaacccgcgggtttcagcTTGTTTGCCACCTCTatttggtacaactcttcacatgttgtctcgtattttacatgtagtttatcacatgcaatacgatcttcaaacatcgacgagtctaagttaattgcctcgttaaaacttcgttagGGAAACCCAacgggacaaaacctgaactaaagaaaaagtgTACAATATTACGCAAACGTAGAACATACTTAGACTCGAATATgtttgcctcactaaaaccttgacaaggaaaacccattgggacaaaaCCTTTACGAAGGGAAAATAGTACGACGTgaaagatgcaagtaaaggtgatccgttacagatgatcactttgctccgttgaagttgactagttgcttcacaactcctaaggaagaAAATGCTCATCGGAAAGACAAtggccttagctgggaaattacattcccggtgtttgttgttgtctcattaaaacccttgccgagtaacaaaaccctctAGGAAAAAACAacttcggtgaaggaaaatagttcaacaaactattagatgctccccctgatgtcagataattatcgttagtctaatgcagtcagaagaagtttatcacactttactttggtgactttaatgtttataagaccttgttgttgactctggaagttacgttgctcaacagactatcgcgtttcatttctttgattcatatattttcagtaatatcaacgcgatctttatgtcttcaacgttcaacatacttgatgcttttagtgttgtctcgctaaaaaccttgtcgagtaacaaaactctttgggaaaaactattctcgatcgaagggaaaaagagtacgacacagcttcaatttcgaagtaaattatgtcgacatcatatccttggatcctcaccatgatgtcggcatctccccctgattactttcagagttattccagattgttcctttagtcatgtactttttcgaaactgaatatcggtaacgACCTATAAAATAGTCTACCGTatctcccctgattactttcgttgggtaagagattattgttcctttataatcaacaaaTTTTGGATTTCACTTTCATTAGcgttccttttaatgtctttgcagggataaaacaaatttatgtcaatggttacttttaagtacacgATTACATTCATTAtatcattccaatgacgttgcgttggcgttgagctatatctagctaacaagttccccgaggatgcaaaattttatcagagtacattattatactaagtacaacaatgcgtctagatatgggaatttcatcttcCAACACAACattgtcatcttcctttagacgaaatggtcacttacttacatttgaacctcgactaatcatgggagtgctatcaggatgcatgtctttgttaaatttcctgacaactttagacaaaTGCAAACTGGTgggataatataccacaagctcagtattcgatcgagctttcccagatttttcatctcaaatttagatttcaaataaattttaagCTCTCTTATTAcctcaagagtacccatcatgtatgtaccatcgacatagataacTACAATTCTAAATCATGAACTTTATTATGAATATGCAACAAAatataacttacttgtctatcccctccaaatcaaatagtcac
This portion of the Papaver somniferum cultivar HN1 chromosome 11, ASM357369v1, whole genome shotgun sequence genome encodes:
- the LOC113320100 gene encoding peptidyl-prolyl cis-trans isomerase CYP71 isoform X2 — encoded protein: MQVSADGLLCCTISNDKSVKIYDVVNYDMMVMIRLPFVPGTVEWVYKQGDVKAKLAISDRNSPFVHIYDARSGTNEPIISKEIHMGPVKVMEYNQIFDTVISADEKGIIEYWCPATLQFPEDRVSFKLKSDTSLFEVVKSKTSVSAIEVSPDGKQFAITSPDRKIRVFYFRSGKLRRQYDESLEAAQELQRADVPLYRLEAIDFGRRIAVEKEIEKSENVPQPNAIFDESSNFIIYATLLGIKVVNLQTNKVARILGKVENNDRFLKIALYQGDRNSKKVRKIPVAAANVNEGKDPLTDPTLLCCAFKKHRIYLFSRREPEEPEDATKGRDVFNEKPPADELLAASDIGKSVTTSLPENVIMHTSLGDIHIKLYPEECPKTVENFTTHCRNGYYDNLIFHRVIKGFMIQTGDPLGDGTGGQSIWGREFEDEFHKSLRHDRPFTLSMANAGPNTNGSQFFITTVATPWLDNKHTVFGRVVKGMDVVQGIEKVKTDKQDKPYQDIKILNVTIPK
- the LOC113321954 gene encoding monodehydroascorbate reductase-like is translated as MAEKHFKYVIVGGGVSAGYAAKEFAAQGLNAGELAIISKEAVAPYERPALSKAYLFPESPARLPGFHVCVGSGGERQLPEWYTQKGIELILNTEIVKADLASQTLTSAAGATFKYDVLLIATGSAVIRLSDFGVQGADAKNIFYLREVDDADKLYEVIKSKTNGKAVIVGGGYIGLELSAVLKMNNMDVTMVYPEPWCMPRLFTAEIANFYEGYYTKKGVNIIKGTVAVGFDSDANGEVKTVKLKDGRVLDADIVVVGVGGRPLTALFKGQAEEEKGGLKTDTFFKTSDPNVYAVGDVATFPMKLYNEMRRVEHVDHARKSAEQAVKAIKASEEGKTTAEYDYLPYFYSRSFDLSWQFYGDNVGETVLFGDNDPSSTTHKFGTYWIKDGKVIGAFFESGTPEENKALAKVARAQPLVENVDQLTTEGIMFACKI